The DNA segment ATGATAAGGAATAGGTTCTAAACCACCAATAGAACTGACATTCACAATAGTTCCTGCACCACGCTGGAGAAAATGGGGCAATATGGCATGAATGGTATGGATATAACCCCACAAATTAGTATCAATAATTTGATGCCAATCTTCTAAGCTGAAATTTTCCACAGAACCTAAACAAAAGATACCTGCATTATTAATTAATACATCTACTTGACCAAAATGAGCGATCGCCTTTTGCATCATGTTATTGACTTGTGTAGCATCTTTCACATCGGTAGAAATGGCGATCGCTTGTTGTCCCATTTCCCGTATCTCCGTGGCGATCGCTTCTAAACGATCAAGTTGGCGAGCTGCCAGCACAACATTATAGTTGTGACGAGCAAATAATAATGCTGTGGCTTTGCCAATGCCTTGAGATGCGCCTGTGATAATTACTGTGTTAGTCATATAGCTGTTGACTTGAGCTTCTACAATACACAAACACCTGAAAATGCTTGAATACAAATCCATGTAATACTATCTGAGTCTTTAATATCTCTTTCCATGTGTGTATCTTTTTGATTGATGAGCCACAAAGCCAATCACAGCCAGTTAAGCCTTAGGATTTTAGGCGAGGTAAGAAAAATAATCAGCCTGCAAGTACACAATCTCAAGTGCAACAAAGAATATACAACTATTGACGAAATGATATTTGGTACATAATCTTGGAATCTGATGAATAACAGGTGTAAATTTATCTGCTTGTATTATTTATGGGAATGATCTTATTCGTTGTCTTATGCGTTTGGGCAATCGTAAATTTTATAGGTTTATGCTCAGTTGTAATCTCATTCATTCGTTGTCGTACTGTAGCAGGATACCGAAATATTGCGATTATCGGAGCGGTTTTCATCCCAGCGATCCTTGTATTTTTAACTTTTTTGGATCTGTTAAAGAATAAACCCGTTCCTGGCCCAATCGCTACTTATATTCAGGCATTCGTAACTATCGTCTGGTCTAAAACTTATTTAATTTGTTTTTTGGGTGCTTGTGTAACTGCGGCAATTACCTTGTTGAAGCAAAATGCTATTCGTCGTTATTCAGCACTTGCTTGGGGTTTTCTGATTTCATCTGTTTCGGTTTGTGCATTTGTATTGATCAAATTTTGATGGCAATGCTATTGCAGAGATTGGTATTAACGAGATTCTTGGAGGTAAGGCAAATCTGCTGGACGATGCAGCACACTCATGGTTTTACTAGACAGGATTACACGAACGTGGCGATCGCTCCCTAAATAAGTATGTAGCCAAGTGAGTAACACTAGCAATCGACTGCGGTAGCCAGGCAGATAAACTAGATGAACTCCCAACCACATTAACCAAGCCAAGAAACCTGTAAACGCAAACGCGCCGATTTTCCCCACACCTGAATAACAACCAATAATTGCCAATCTACCTTTATTAAAATAACTAAAAGGCTTTGGTGATTTCCCTCGTATTTGCTGCTGAATATTGCGTGCTACCGCCACACCTTGCTGAAGCGCTTCCGGTGCAACCCCAGATAATGACTTACCGTTCTTTTCCACATAAGCCAAATCCCCAATTGCATATACATTGGGATGTTCCAACACTTGTAAGGTGGGATGAACAACAATTTTGCCCTTATGCGCCACAGGTAACTCCTCTGATACTCCGGGGAGGTTGGCTTCTAAACCCGCAGTCCAAATTACACTGGCACAGGGAATAATTTCCGCGTTGTCCAGGTGGACAAATCCCTCTGTAAGTTGACTGACTCTCGTTTGCAGGTAAACTTCAACTCCTAGCTGATGCAATTTTTTGTAAGTGTAGTTTCCTAGCTTTTTTGGGAATTCGACTAATAAGCGATCGCCCGATTGCACTAAAATTATTTTCACTTCCCCAAAATCTATGGTGGGACAATCTCGACGCAAGCAGCCTCGCAGCATCTCTACCAAAGCACCCGCCATCTCCACCCCAGTTGCACCACCACCCACAATGGTAAAAGTTAGTAATTGTTGCCGTTTTGCTGCATCAGATTCTTGAATAGCTTGTTCAAAACAGGAAAAAATATGATTGCGTAGGGCAACAGCTTCTTCTAAACTTCTCATGGGAAAAGCGTATTCTTCAGCACCGTTAACGCCCCAAAACTGAGTCCGACTACCAGTCGCCAGCACCAGAAAGTCATAATCAATTGCACCCTTAGCTGTTTTGACAATTTGCCCAGAAAAATCAATCTGCTCAACCTCAGCCATGAGAAACTGAACCTGAGGCTTGTGATGTTGCCTTCTA comes from the Nostoc sp. PCC 7120 = FACHB-418 genome and includes:
- a CDS encoding NAD(P)/FAD-dependent oxidoreductase — its product is MMRNRRVVIVGAGFGGLQAAQSLAHSGADVLLIDRHNYHTFVPLLYQVATGQIEPEYIAYPIRTILRRFSFNYRRQHHKPQVQFLMAEVEQIDFSGQIVKTAKGAIDYDFLVLATGSRTQFWGVNGAEEYAFPMRSLEEAVALRNHIFSCFEQAIQESDAAKRQQLLTFTIVGGGATGVEMAGALVEMLRGCLRRDCPTIDFGEVKIILVQSGDRLLVEFPKKLGNYTYKKLHQLGVEVYLQTRVSQLTEGFVHLDNAEIIPCASVIWTAGLEANLPGVSEELPVAHKGKIVVHPTLQVLEHPNVYAIGDLAYVEKNGKSLSGVAPEALQQGVAVARNIQQQIRGKSPKPFSYFNKGRLAIIGCYSGVGKIGAFAFTGFLAWLMWLGVHLVYLPGYRSRLLVLLTWLHTYLGSDRHVRVILSSKTMSVLHRPADLPYLQESR
- a CDS encoding SDR family NAD(P)-dependent oxidoreductase yields the protein MTNTVIITGASQGIGKATALLFARHNYNVVLAARQLDRLEAIATEIREMGQQAIAISTDVKDATQVNNMMQKAIAHFGQVDVLINNAGIFCLGSVENFSLEDWHQIIDTNLWGYIHTIHAILPHFLQRGAGTIVNVSSIGGLEPIPYHVPYTASKYAITGLTKSLHAELSPKNIHVSGIYPSFISTQLMERAIFRGKDEEMAQARTELVGKAIQMPVLEKPEDVAKAIWSAVKEKRSDVVVGSANFWKAAYQLTPSLIQSLVRRVFGMEERK